ctcCTTTCTTAGCAGAATGTTATGTATAAATTTCAACGTATACAAATGGCTtgtttctctataaaaaaataaaacaggttcagaaattttgaaacactgcaatggagatatgttgttttgcactttgaccatcaaTATTTTGCCTCATGTATgataaaaaaatcttgattacAGATACAAAAGGAAGTAAAGAAAACAATATTCaggaaataatacaaaaatccgaaaaaatgcGTGCATATTTGTAAACTCGGGAATTAGGCACTTATTAAAGAGATGCAGTATTGCGATTTCTATAaatgtgataaaatatttaacgAAAGGAATATGAAATCTATTTCAGGCCAAAAAAAACAGAGCAAATGTACATCTAAATCCAAGTTTCTATCCAGGTTTCTGGTCTACCTAtctgtatttttttaagaaacagaaagggagaggagagaagaattGTTTAACTAAAAATCTTCCTTTTTTAAATAAgtaatcaagattttttaaccTCCCCTGTGACAGctcagaggagaaaaaattgttcCTATTTACTGCTAGCAATTGAAACCACGTACCTCAAATAATACTTGATGTGAAGATTACTGTTCAGAAATGATACATCATGAATATCAATACTGAACACTAAGTTAGACTTACGATGATAACACAGAGACAAACAAAAACTTCAGGTAcaaatattttgtatttaattcctctttcttttaacaaaaataaaccAACAAAATTCCAACAATTTTCATACAATACCACCAACATTTTCGAGAACGAattgaattctgaaaaaaacatcatgtctgCAACTTAGATGGGATGACTGTGAAGTTGACAAAAAATCATGTAACTTGAAATAACAAGGGAAGGTCGAAgtagaaaaactgaaattctgatttaaatttcaaaactttaagaCAGTAAATTCAGGAGCTCATTTTTGGTGATTCAATTAAATGGCTCATTTAGAAAACAGCTTGGGTTGTAACAGATCCTCACAGCaattgcaacatttttcaaataaattgtaCAGCCACTATCAAAACACAGTTTCAAAGATATATTAAGATGAAAATGTATCAAGGTTCATATTTTTCCACTCGTTTTTCCCCACTGACCTACTATCTTAGTTCACTCAGTGTTCATACTTCTTTGCTCTGagataactttttttctgagttCCAATTAATCTATTATTACCTTTGACAattgtaatttctttttttcagtgacaaactttttgtaaatattgcaTTAATCTTGTATAGGTTAATTTTATAGAAATAAattgaatggtttttttttaaaaaaaagagtttctGTTTACACTGATcagccatttaaaaaaaaaaacctttttcagTGATTTCTCCAAGTTCTACTTCCCAccgtaattttttattatttttgttttgcacAAATTAAAACTGTACAAAAAAGTCACCCCACCATATTGTCCAAGAAAGAATTCTTTGGCCACCAAGATGAAGCTGTTCCTGAAATGCAAGGGGCATTCGTCTACGAAGATtctgtagatttttttttttagtttgtgTATAGGTGGAATGCAACCTCCTCAGAAGCTTTTCAAACTCCTGGACCACCACGAATCTTGAGCATCTGAGCCACAGGTTGTGCCGCTGTGTTAAGCTACTTTCTTTGTGCCTTCATTAGTTTTTTCCACCACTTCATAATAGTTTAACCATCATAGACATTCattcttattttattcattCCTGACAGAGTATGCAAACAAGAAGAAATTCTAACGaatgaaaatgataaatttcCTGAGGGAAAAAGCCCCTCACCTAATGGCGAACGTAagaatcacaatttttttaagatattaataattattatcTAATTTTAATTGCCACTGGACAAGAGGGCTCATTCAGATATCTTGTTATCTCTTCTCACTGGTATTCCTCTCTTTTCTGGATTTCGTAGTTAATTGGATTGTTCAgaattactgatttttgcatgtGTTAGCcaaaattaggtaaaaaaacacaatggttTAAGGAAGTTCCCAAAAAAACTATGTTTTTTAGACTGGACAATTCAAACTGTCATGACTTTGATtgggttcaaaatttttgggcaatttctgTGCAAAAGAGGCTCTTCGAAGCAACAAAACCAATGAATATCTACTTTCTGAATTTCCAGCACTACGGTTCCTTTCTCGAGAACAGTTACATTTCATTTATCATACAGCAACAATAAATATCACTTGAATAATGGATGTAGCTACACTTGCCAAGAAGCTCCCACTATCCACTCAGCGGTGTTCCACTTGAGCTGTTTTGTTGCCATCCAACTCCTCGTCATATACGAAACCAAAACAGCGGTTCACCCTTAAAAACTTGAAGACAGCTTCCACCATATATTCAAGGCAAATTACCACCAAAGAAATTTCACACAGTTACCTAGCCTTGTTTACCACTTGATAGTCAAGGCTGTCGTGTTTTTCTCTACTGCGTGATAGGTTGTCCGCATCATTGACTTCCCTCTGTCGCTGTGTGGTCCAAGCCACTGATTGTAAAGTTCTAAAACCGTTGGGTTTTCTTCTGGTTTATGCAGCGGCAGGCTTTCATATAAGTTTTCTAGTTTCTGGATGAGGTCACGAGAAGTGCTGTCTTCTTTCGATCTCACTTGAGCCCCACCatttagacaccctgtaaaaacagattcaactttaaaatctggattgaaagtttccaaaaataACTTATACCCAAGTGGAAGATTAGCATTTGTTATCGACCCAGAAATTAAATGACGTGACCACttccttcttcaaaaataccAAATTCAATGCATCTTAAATTAGCCATAGAGAACAAACTTATCAATCTgcaaataattaataatttctaaaaaaaattttcctttctcAAGTATACTTTAGTTTAATGAAAAACGTCTAATGTGCTTAAAAAATGCTTCAATGATCAgtgatcaaaatttgaatcaTTTGATTTAAGGAacttataaaattaaatttggataAACAATAGAGAAATACACAAGTGAGAAGTACATTTCATTTACCTGAGGGACAAGCCATCACTTCAACATAGTCATAAGggcattttttccttttcagttTCTGCACCAAATTCTGAATGTTTCTAAAACCGTTGGCAATTCCGAATCTGAGAAGGACTTTACCATCATTCTCTAAGATGACTTCACGAAAGTCAATATTCCTGAAAGGAGGAAAATAACAGGTATGTATTAGAATGTGAAGAGAGATagaactatttaaaaaaaagtgaacatCACACTAAAAGGGGTAAATCCAGTCGAATCCAGTAAATCGAAGTTTAAGAGCTCATTTAGTTTCAATGGCGAACCATTGTTTTAGAGTTCACAGCTCCTCGTGATAAGatagctccaaaaaaattgtttgccaTAAGTCTTGTGCGTGATCTGCGCAAGTTCTCACAAAAAATTGtggttttctttcatttcattgTCTAAAAGCAGGAGGTTGTCCCTATAAAGAAACCAACACATTACCTCCTCTACCTTTCTCTTTCCTGTCAGTCCAATGCCTACGAACATACATGTTATTTCAAAACATCCCAATTGCTTCATTTCTTACAATTACAGCAAGCCTCGGGTCTTGAACACCCAATAAAGTCAGACTGAAGTTACAGTTTACTTTAGTTACCAGGTTCTTTCCTGTTCATATGAGCTCGTAtccacaaatttaaaaaattcaagacaaaGAATGTTCATTCAGGGGACCATCTTTAAATTTGGGGGTCCCTACagaaaatcagaagaaaagaTTCAGTGACGAGAATCTGGAGTGAGACTTGATGAAGTTACCTGAGCGGTTTAAAATCCAAATGGGGTTCGATGTTTGGATGTAATATCTTGGCGGcatgaaggaaaatttggtgAGCGTATCCACCAGACCCGGATCCTATGTGCCGAGAGACTTGATAATCTGGTGGTTTTGCATTCCACGGCCAATCAACGGAAGAAGAGGGCATATCCGCAAGATCTAAATTGCTGCTTGATAGTAACGCTTCTAGTTCAACTAGAGACAGAAATATTTACATGTTAACTTTGCACTTTGCAAAACAGCTAATGACAAAAGTAAAATGGCGCAGTTGTGACGAACTCAACAATACTTTGATGTTTGATAAAAGGCACgtggtaaaactgcaaaaccCTGAAATTTCCCGACTGTGCATGAAAATGTTTGCTGTTTCTttacttttgaaaaggaaagtATCATTCATTTTTACATGCAACTTTGGGAGAAAATTTTGGGAACAGCAGAGAAAATTCATCATAGTTGACGGTAGTTGGTTTTTCAGGTGAGTATAAAATTTAGCTGGAAGTCTGCAAAGACTGAGCGTGATATAGGTTTATCATCGAACACTTATTTTACTATTCATGGAGCAAAACTGTctatcttgtaaaaaatatttcaagccACGCTGATAAACTGGAATTGATCCAAAATATATCGGTTCATTTGTGATGTTCTGCAGGACAGGAAGCAAATGACATTTTAAGACCTTGCGTTATGTGCTCTGGCCCAAAATCTTGGTTGTGCATTAGTGCGATGAGAAATAGGAAGTTGAACCAAATCTTGATGTATTTGAATGAAAGTCCATTCCTCTAAGACTAGCAGTAAAGATTGAAAACATGCTTTTTCTGGTCATTGATTACTTTTTGTTGCTAGCAAATGACTGCTTAAATCTGAGCAATAGTATAAAATTAATGGCAATTTAAGGGAACGAGTCTTCTGCCTGGTTCCGATTCTTCCATGCTAATGAAGAATATTACATGAGAGTTTAAATGAAGCTTGATATTCtcagatgaaaatttttttcttctcaaaattaaaattgttttctttcaaaCTGATAATTACACAagataaaaattgtgaatatgaTACtttattcaaaaagaaaaattcaaaggcTTTCCGGgaattctaattttatttaaaaaaaattaggcaacgtccaGAAATTGGAATGGCTTCATTTTCGTATTTGTATGACAGGGCAAGGTCAAACCGAGTCATGTTTTGCAGAAAAAACCTATGAACTTCAGAGTGTTGCTCAGACAATGCAACAACTATAAAATGTGTAACAAACCAATTAAACATACattctaattatttttacagaaaaattaataaagcacagagaattttacaggaaaaattttgGCTCATTCAAAATGGTCGACAGCAAATAATGCAGCCTGTTGCACAATCCGAGCAGCATGGCAAAGCTATGCCATTCCTATGATGAATGTTTATTCccatttttacgattttttgctcttaGATAGTCGCAATATGCAGAGAAAATACTTACTGGCAGTGATAACACAGTCCACATCTCGAGTTTCGAACGCAGAATTATAAAATTCGTTACGAGAtgcttctaattttttatcataacATGGCATAACGGTGAGATGATAAATTTGATTGGGGTTTATTCCTTTGATACTTGCtaggaaatttttgacaagcGAGCCCATTATTTGTTGAGGGGACTTCGTGGCACTGATGTACGGTAAAATGAAGCTGCCATGAGTTTTCTCAGCGTAACAAACCCAACCTGATGGAAATGAACAGAAAATAGAGACATTCAAGGATACATCATTAGGAGTACAAGTTCTGTGCAACAAGAGGATCTCTTTACCTAAAACAAGCCtaattacataaaaaatagcctgatttcttcttgttttatatttttgagacAGGAAACGAAGTaatattttgagattttgtAAGAGTCTTCTTTAAAATCTAAAAGATTACTCTGTAGTGTGAATTTCTACACTACATTTCAATCTAGGTACAGATTATAATACTAAATTTccctatgaaaaataaaaactgaatgGGAATGAGGCAATATGAAATGCAGTTAGACTAATTTCTGATTGAATCTATCCATGTGGctgatcaaaattttcttgTCATCTAAAAGAAAATATGATGGCTGAACTGTGAAAATACATACTTCAGTCAATATGTATacaacaaggtggagaaatggtgctgggtccacaccatttcgcggagaaacaaagccaagaaataccgaaaattaaaattagagtcaaaaataaatttttagaactctaatgcgctccagtacgaaactgaggggggggaGAATGATGTTTGAAGAAGAGAATGAAGATGtttccctgcgaaatggtgtggacccagcaccatttctccaccttgttacatacagttcgggtgtttccccgcaaaatggtgtggacccagcaccatttctccaccttgttacatacagttcaggccacttcttagtgtttaattttttcatacgtATACAACTGAAATTGAGATTAATTATAGAAATTTCCTGAATATTTGAACGTCAGTATGTTCTGGACACTTTCCTGTAACTTCACATAAATGATTAAGCGGTCAAACTTTTAAAAGGCAGAAAAAATATACCCATGTAAGAAACTGATACTCGATACAAATTACTATGTGACAATAATGGTAACGTCTTCCATGCACATTTCCGTGCTATTTTAGGGCTTGACAACTTAATTCTTCATGAGCAGTAATCtgctgtgttaaggaaaaacgccgtatgaacctttaggcgtcgccaaatttcctttgattaaacacaaattccctgaaaaacttgagaaaattttccttccaatttgtcagataattGTGTGCGCAATTTCAcgtgaagttcctgaaaaattcaaggaaaaatattcataacgttccgcaaaaataaacattttattgaaggaaatttggaaactctcgaatgttcataccgcgttcttccttagcacggcagtaataacAGCTTGTCCAGCTTAtactgacatttaaaaattgacgaaaCAGCCCTTATTAATCCCATTATCAGGTATTAATTATTTCATCAATTATGAATAAGTCGGCATTTCTAACTTAACAGtaaatcaccctgtataaatgaaaaagcaagctcaagaaaaataaaggaggaGCGTATTTACTGTTTGAAAAGAACTTTACAGGAACCTCAAATAGGGACACTGACTTTATAATTGCGTTGCAGTGGATGACCTCTAAATTCTCAAATCTTTATTTCTGCTCTGAATACATTTATGAGACAAAACTTGAAGAAACATACCGGGACAGGAAGATGCTAACATTGGTAATGATTCAGATTTTGGATTGTTTTGATGGTTTTGGTAACGTTCGATGAATTCATTTTGTGCCTCTAGAAGAGCAAAGTCTTCTCCGACACAACAGTCGACCACTAGGTCAGCACCTAATTTTTTCATATAACCTGAAAAACAGAATTTAGGTTGTTTACTAGGTGAGAAGACAATAAATTCCATGCTAATCGATGAAATTTTAGGAAACATTTGTTATTTCAGCAAAACCTTTTCCCCCCATTTGTGGCCGTAGACCTGCAAATGGTCCACTAAAAAATAGATTTATGGATACCCCTGAAAAGCagtggccaaagtgcgaaatgaCGTACatccgtttgcgatgttgcatacttcctgccatacttcactttttttttcggaaatctagtcaaaataatttttagaaaacttcaccgttttttctcctctgtAGACAGAATATACTGCATAAATTTAAAGCTacaaagttggcttgtttttttttccaaactaaTAAGATTGgagcaaaaatgttgaaacattTCA
The genomic region above belongs to Bemisia tabaci chromosome 8, PGI_BMITA_v3 and contains:
- the LOC109039299 gene encoding probable cytosolic Fe-S cluster assembly factor CPIJ010948 yields the protein MSAGFSGVLQLTDLDDFITPSLECIKPIKVEKSTTSTGSKIKIENDGSYVQIKAGGDAERLKRVDISLNDCLACSGCITSAETVLVTQQSQEEMLRVFEENLQLKQSAPEQAKLIVVSISVQPILSLAVRYNLKPTETAERLSGYMKKLGADLVVDCCVGEDFALLEAQNEFIERYQNHQNNPKSESLPMLASSCPGWVCYAEKTHGSFILPYISATKSPQQIMGSLVKNFLASIKGINPNQIYHLTVMPCYDKKLEASRNEFYNSAFETRDVDCVITAIELEALLSSSNLDLADMPSSSVDWPWNAKPPDYQVSRHIGSGSGGYAHQIFLHAAKILHPNIEPHLDFKPLRNIDFREVILENDGKVLLRFGIANGFRNIQNLVQKLKRKKCPYDYVEVMACPSGCLNGGAQVRSKEDSTSRDLIQKLENLYESLPLHKPEENPTVLELYNQWLGPHSDRGKSMMRTTYHAVEKNTTALTIKW